The DNA window TGCATGCTCAAGTTCCTTTGCAAGGTAAAAGGAGAAAAGATCATGAATGTCATAGTCATGACTCAACTCATCAAATTGACAAAATTCATATGTTGAAAAGTTAATAGAAAAACAAGTCAACTTACTTCTAATACCAAGACTCCAGAACCTTCACCTATGCTGAGCTCAAAGCATAAGATGGGAGTGAGAACAAGAAAGAACAAGtgtgaaaaaatgaaaatcagaaGTTATGAAAATGTGCTTACACAAATCCATCCCGATCACAATCAAAAGGTCGAGAAGCTTCTAGAGGCATGGAATTGTGCTTCGTGGTTAATGCCCTTGATCTGGAATTAAACATGACAAAGTTACCAGCTAAGAAACTTGGTAAATGTGATGAATGACACAAGAAAGGAAGCTGAGCATAACTCCATCAAGAAGACTTATCTGGTGACAGATGTACTCTAAGAATTGATTATCTAAATGCATATTCAAGGTTACAGAGAAGTAGCATAAGCCCATAACCATCAAGATGATGCCAAACCCATCCCTTTGATGATTGGATGCTAAAACAGGTATTATAGTGCTCATTTCCAAAGCTTACCTTGCTTGCAGTTGGTTTCTACTTTCAGTATGGTAAGCAACGTCATTTACCATAACGTCATAAAGGATCTAGTTATGATCCTAGGACAGGAGATCCAAAGCAGTCTGGTATTTTTGCATGAAGTAACTGCTCTCAAGCCTCAAACTTGCAATCAAGTTTCATGGGAGCTTATGATCAAGATTTGTGAACCTTAACCACAAAGAAATAATAAACTACAGTAAACCTGTGAGGAAATTGCAGGCATCACCTAAGAATTTGAAGGTTTAATAGAAACCTCCATTTTTAGGAAAATACTGCAGTTTTACTCCCAAAAGTCCTTtgtaatttacaaaaattatggGCATTTTCGGCATAAAAAGGGATTCAGTAATATTTTCTGGAACATGGAGGTGGTTTCTGGTCAAACATTCACTCTTTTAACAGTGCCTGTAATTTCACCATGTCTCAAGGGGGTACTTTACCCTACCAAAAAGGAAATTATTAATAATGCTCTGAGTAACATGCATTCAGAGAAGGCAtaaaatttcttccaataaatttATCTGCAAAATAgaaatttgattcaataaattgcattattctttatatatatatataagatttcaGTACCAAACAAGAAATTGCACTATTATAAAGCTCTAAGTGATAGCCTGCATTCAGAGAAGGCATAAAACTTGGTAGAGCAAATTACCTACAAAATCCTGCTATAGATAAAGCATCTATGCTGGACTCTGTCCCTCCAGCCACCATAACGTTTGAATCCCCAAATTGAATCATCCTTGCAGCATCGCCAATAGAATGTGCTCCAGTAGCACAAGCTGTCACAGCAGCATGGTTTGGTCCCTgtatccaggaaaaaaaaaactgactgtAGCCAACATGTTACTTTACACATAATTGAAGACTTCATTCTATTCAAATCtccaaaaacaatattgattGGTACattgagctgaaaaataaacaagctgAAAACTTATAAGGAGAATTGACCATCACTAAGCACACGCTCAAATCGATTTGCCATTCTTCCTTATCTATTGAATCGAACCTCTCATATTCATAACCCTAAAGAATGCCCCCCCATTGTCTAATTACCTTCAAATACAACTTGCAAGATTTTAGGTCTATCTTGAACCTAAACCCTAAGTACGATTCTCCCATGTAATCTGCCAAAGAACCTACTAGATCTAAGAGGCGAAGCACCAACTAACAAGTTTTCATTGGTCCACCAACAAACAGCAAGACATGTTCTCATAAGGAAGTCATAGGTTTcatttatcaataatattagACATGGAAGTTAAATACACACCTGGAATCCATATTTCATGCTCACATGACCAGATGCCATGTTGATCAATATCCGTGGGATGAAAAATGGACTAAGCCGACGAAGTCGCTGCATTGAGAAAGCCTCGGTATCAGGTTAATTGTTTCAAGAGGCATAGATCACTTACAAGGATAAATGATGTTACAAAGAGAAGTTGCCATAACATGACCACAATTATACAGAAAACATAAGGTTAAatgctttttcttcatttctgaCTACGTAGGCAGGAACATAAATTACCTTCTCACAAATCAGTTGCGAGGCTTCCAGCACATCAGTTATGCTTCCAATCCCCCCACCAATAGAGACACCCTGGTATTCTTCAcgttaaagaaaatatatatcatcaaagaatcaggaaataagaaaacatttttatccTATCCACAGAATTATCAAACAGTATATACTCCAACAATAAACAACAAGTACCGTTCTTTCCTTCTGTTCCTGCTCAGTGGGCGCCCATTTTGCATCTTTAAGAGCTTCATCAGCAGCACACAGCGCATAGCCTATAAACCTTGAAACTGATCGATGCTCCTGAAAaccataaaatcaaatcaaaacagaagAGAGAGTGCAAAATtgaggggaaaagaaaagaaggaaacttGACGGGCACCTTAGAATTAAGCCATAAATCCGCATTGAATTCGCCAGTTTTGGTGCCGCAAGGAACGACAGCAGCAACTTTAGAGGTAAGCTGATCAAAAGTGTACAGCTGAGTCTCTGTATCGAAAGAAGAGTTCATTTTGAGATCCTCTGGTGTTATTGCCCGAACACCACATTCTCCCTCTATCAAGCGCTTCCACGTCGTTTGCACTCCGCAACCAAGAGGGGTCACCATGCCTATACCGGTGACGACTACTCGGCGAGGAGTGACTGGTGGAGGAGGGCCAAAGGAAGAAGATAAGTGACGACGAGTCAGTTGGTAGCGAAAGggagatgatgataataatcGACGCCAACGAGAAGAGCTGGCCATGGAGTTTGCTCTCTTTTAGCTTTGGTTTCAGTACCAGAGCTGGAGATGCGCTGCTCTGCTCTGCTCTGCTTGGCTTTGGCAAGAATGATTGACAGCGacgtctcaattttttttttcctgggtaATCTTGAAATGCTCTCAAATCTAAAATCATTATTTGCATCAAAA is part of the Populus trichocarpa isolate Nisqually-1 chromosome 2, P.trichocarpa_v4.1, whole genome shotgun sequence genome and encodes:
- the LOC7458279 gene encoding 3-oxoacyl-[acyl-carrier-protein] synthase, mitochondrial isoform X2; this translates as MASSSRWRRLLSSSPFRYQLTRRHLSSSFGPPPPVTPRRVVVTGIGMVTPLGCGVQTTWKRLIEGECGVRAITPEDLKMNSSFDTETQLYTFDQLTSKVAAVVPCGTKTGEFNADLWLNSKEHRSVSRFIGYALCAADEALKDAKWAPTEQEQKERTGVSIGGGIGSITDVLEASQLICEKRLRRLSPFFIPRILINMASGHVSMKYGFQGPNHAAVTACATGAHSIGDAARMIQFGDSNVMVAGGTESSIDALSIAGFCRSRALTTKHNSMPLEASRPFDCDRDGFVIGEGSGVLVLEELEHAKERGAKIYAEIRGYGMSGDAYHITQPHNDGRGAVLAMTRALKQSGLHPNQVDYINAHATSTPLEAIAIKTVFSEHATSGALAFSSTKGAIGHLLGAAGAVEAIFAILAVHHGIAPLTLNLNKPDPLFKDNFMPLTASKEMPVRAALSNSFGFGGTNASLLFTSV
- the LOC7458279 gene encoding 3-oxoacyl-[acyl-carrier-protein] synthase, mitochondrial isoform X1, with the translated sequence MASSSRWRRLLSSSPFRYQLTRRHLSSSFGPPPPVTPRRVVVTGIGMVTPLGCGVQTTWKRLIEGECGVRAITPEDLKMNSSFDTETQLYTFDQLTSKVAAVVPCGTKTGEFNADLWLNSKEHRSVSRFIGYALCAADEALKDAKWAPTEQEQKERTGVSIGGGIGSITDVLEASQLICEKRLRRLSPFFIPRILINMASGHVSMKYGFQGPNHAAVTACATGAHSIGDAARMIQFGDSNVMVAGGTESSIDALSIAGFCRSRALTTKHNSMPLEASRPFDCDRDGFVIGEGSGVLVLEELEHAKERGAKIYAEIRGYGMSGDAYHITQPHNDGRGAVLAMTRALKQSGLHPNQVDYINAHATSTPLGDAVEAIAIKTVFSEHATSGALAFSSTKGAIGHLLGAAGAVEAIFAILAVHHGIAPLTLNLNKPDPLFKDNFMPLTASKEMPVRAALSNSFGFGGTNASLLFTSV